The genomic segment CTTTGGAGCAGTAAGTAAAGCCGATAATCCCGGAAGGATAGGTAGGCACCACGGTGAAATAATACCCACAGTGATCGAATACCTGAGGAATGAATTGGAATAATTCCTTAATTACCTTTCCATGATAATAGAAGCTTTCGCCTTGGGTAGTGCAGATCCCACCCTTCTTCAAGGAAGCGGCCATGGTCTCGTAAAAGGGACGCTTGAATAGAACTTCCGCCGGCCCTACGGGATCGGAAGAGTCCACGCAAATCACGTCGAAGTATTCCTTATAGTCCTGGACGTACTTGGCACCGTCCTCATAGGCGTGCTTGACCCGAGGATCCTTCATCGCATTTGCGATCTCGGGAAAATATTCGTAGCACACGTCTACGACTCCCTTGTCTATCTCGCAAAGATGCACTTCCTTAACGGAAGGGTGTTTCAGAATTTCCCGGACGGTTCCCCCGTCTCCTCCTCCGATCACGAGAACTTTCTCGGGATTCGGATGGCTCATCATGGGAACGTGGGCGATCATTTCGTGATACGCGAATTCGTCCGCTTCGGTCATCATGACCACTCCGTCTAGAGTGAACATGCGACCGAATCCTTGAGACTCGAATACGTCTATTTTTTGGAAAGGAGTCTTACGGGAATGTAAGAACTCCTTCACTTTAATCTTGAGGGCTCTTCCGTTCGGTAACTCGAGAGCCTCGTCCAGCCAAAGTTCCAAGAATTCTCCTTAGAAGCGGTTCGTTACGGTCAGGCGCATCGTGTCGCCTTTGAAGAACTGACGAGTGAACTCGGCCGCGACTTTCGGATCGTATCCTTTGCAGGAAAAGATATCGATGTAGGAAGTATTGGTATCGTTCGCAAAGTGAGCGGAGATACAGGAAGTCTCGATGAGTTGCACCATGGAATATCCAGCAACGCGATCGTCTTCTCCGAAGTATACCACTTGGGTTTCTCCGAAACGCTTCATTTCGATGAGTTCGCAAAGTTCCACGACGTAACGTCGGATCGCGTCCGCGTCACGGATCAGATCTCCGTTACAATTCTCCAAATCGATGGAAGTGAGCAGTCCCCAGGCTCCGTCCTTGAACGGTTCGTAGACTTTCAGTTCCGAATCGGATTCGATTTTGGATTGGATATAAGTCGGGAAATTACCGTTGAATCTCTTACGTACGATCTCGGCTTCCTCGCTGCGAGCCCAGGCTAATTCCGGGTTTTTCATCGCAGGATGGTAAGTGATTTCCTCGCCCGCTTCGATATCCTTGAGGGCAACCAGGGTAATATCCCCTTGGAAGCCGCAATTTGCCTCGGAGCTTTGGCGGATCAAATGCACGGAATCGATTCCGTCGTCGTGTAGCGGAGAAACCAGGTAGAAGTCTCCGTGAACACGGTGAGGAGTGGAGAGTCCGGACATTCCGGCTAGCTCGTTCTTATGAACGGCTTTGCCTCCCCATACTGCTACCACTTCTCCGGCAGGGATCCTTTCTTTGCTAAAAACAAAGGTCTCTCCGGTCTCCGTAGTACCGATTTCGATGGTATTTCTCAAATAAGAAAAACGATTAACGACTTTTAGTTTGTCTTGGGTCCTCAGGCTCATCCTCTGGCACCTCTCCTCATAATCATATTAATGCAAAAGAACTCCCTGCTCCCTCCTGGAGAGGGGAATTCGTCCTTATCAATGGGGGTTTTTCCGGATATACCGGAGAGAAGATCCTTATTTCCCAACTGGTTTGTGAGGTAGGTCAACGCCAAGTTTCAACAAACCTCGCTTCATTTCCACGACGGAGATGCTCTTTGAGCCGAAGCGTTCCTTGAGATATTCCAGAGCGGCCTGGTTATCGATCAAGTCTCCACAAGTAAAGACGTCGATAGCACAGTAACCGTATTCGGGCCAGGTATGTATCGCGAAATGGGATTCGCTCACGACAACCACACCGCTAACACCGAAAGGACTAAATCTATGAAACACAGATTTAACCGTGGTGGCGCCGGAGAGGTCGACTGCCTTCAACATGATATCTTCTACCAATTCGTGATTGTTGATGGTCTCGTAATCACACTCATAAAACTCTGCAATTACGTGCTTACCCAATGCGTTCATCTACTGCCTGACACCTCCGAACCGGTTTTGGTTTAGTAACCGAGCATGCGTATGACTATGTTTTTTTGTCAACTCTCTACGTAAATTTATATTTATTTTTTCGGTACTTCTTTTTTTAGAATCGGACGAAACAAGAATCGCTTTATATTAGATTTCTTTACCAAGCATTTCGGTTTCGATTCCCTAGGAGTAGAATGAGCACTGATCTTCGAATTAAAAAACGGGTCCTTTTGGGCTTTTTTGCGTTTTTTTGGGTCCTTTCAGGTACGCTATTAGCTTGGAAGTACGACTTCTTTCCATTCGAAAAGAAGGAATCCGTTTCGCCGGAGCCGAGAGCGGAAGC from the Leptospira wolffii serovar Khorat str. Khorat-H2 genome contains:
- a CDS encoding S-adenosylmethionine decarboxylase yields the protein MSLRTQDKLKVVNRFSYLRNTIEIGTTETGETFVFSKERIPAGEVVAVWGGKAVHKNELAGMSGLSTPHRVHGDFYLVSPLHDDGIDSVHLIRQSSEANCGFQGDITLVALKDIEAGEEITYHPAMKNPELAWARSEEAEIVRKRFNGNFPTYIQSKIESDSELKVYEPFKDGAWGLLTSIDLENCNGDLIRDADAIRRYVVELCELIEMKRFGETQVVYFGEDDRVAGYSMVQLIETSCISAHFANDTNTSYIDIFSCKGYDPKVAAEFTRQFFKGDTMRLTVTNRF
- the speD gene encoding adenosylmethionine decarboxylase, with translation MNALGKHVIAEFYECDYETINNHELVEDIMLKAVDLSGATTVKSVFHRFSPFGVSGVVVVSESHFAIHTWPEYGYCAIDVFTCGDLIDNQAALEYLKERFGSKSISVVEMKRGLLKLGVDLPHKPVGK
- the speE gene encoding polyamine aminopropyltransferase — protein: MELWLDEALELPNGRALKIKVKEFLHSRKTPFQKIDVFESQGFGRMFTLDGVVMMTEADEFAYHEMIAHVPMMSHPNPEKVLVIGGGDGGTVREILKHPSVKEVHLCEIDKGVVDVCYEYFPEIANAMKDPRVKHAYEDGAKYVQDYKEYFDVICVDSSDPVGPAEVLFKRPFYETMAASLKKGGICTTQGESFYYHGKVIKELFQFIPQVFDHCGYYFTVVPTYPSGIIGFTYCSKGPDPYKVDPDPKRIPKGLKYYSAEIHKAAFQLPPFAQEYIVRK